A window from Cygnus olor isolate bCygOlo1 chromosome 13, bCygOlo1.pri.v2, whole genome shotgun sequence encodes these proteins:
- the NHSL2 gene encoding NHS-like protein 2 isoform X14, with protein sequence MFPKHEAAHCYVEEYEEQYESRVTGQTFRAAGHPSPSTPTEPSPRPPPSKRLEFVLMPPSRRANDEESSGATALGVRPPDASLSLPTTPDKQTAWPRAFPLPTVEEKQWHQSCSVQTNVVPINVSGQHFARHASARHSLFNTETAMNPKSTLRRRRTIIGFPNMSLRDQGSVNANGPATTTRPPITESLSCSFEPASGGKPAQEISPRQPLSAPLRKTFSDLGGTLQARCCPPSTPMDNMATPGTCNGPQGTPFPSPWGASSFSYAGPPSPTAGQGASPGSSGMGSPAGTDRAASFFIAQEERVGSAGPGSFTAAVPESPPGSGGLRRCDGREARVNFSPTSKEEPEPASEPARLGVERAGCRFRERSLSVPTDSGSLCSVDIAYAEARRGSTNCALGYPSAGSEGSTSTDNISLGPEPDGQRRRRSKSISLKKAKKKPSPPTRSVSLIKDGQDGPAALGLPRDQRPKSLCIPLDPPSHRLVHADPQGREPDGPAAPHQWYLADWKTGDPYRSLSGSSTATGTTAVECVKARGSSESLTSPSISRATTPSQLSAEADLKTSSPGRPTGLMSPSSGYSSQSETPTPTVPTSAILGHSPHQVRVRPLVPERKSSLPPTSPMERSPKSRLSFDLPLTPPAHLDLSGLKISLKGKTKVSRHHSDSTFGTKLAQKTSPIQPIMPVVTQSDLRSVRLRSISRSEPEDNADGLEHAEDPPRVPCPGPERKVKPPVAEKPPLAKRPPSILPKPLALREEGPLSPTSPPSIATRDGLAVLRKGEPRRGPGEPRRLSQGSLEDEPRPEGERRKAKVPPPVPKKPSVLYLPLAPAPVQQGGGAGDPAPTPSPIITLDTEPSCCHPDTDDPMPTEVPGTAQAGETPLEQGSLSEAGTEEKSFASDKTADSIAEEDDDVFVASRTTEDLFTVIHRSKRKVLGRKEPGDTFGSRPNSHSPVKTSGSPTSESPAAVVSTGKSSSRNEDFKALLQKKSSKTSAGTRPSAAELLKTTNPLARRVMTEFAPELDGANSPKSQP encoded by the exons atgTTTCCCAAGCACGAGGCAGCACATTGTTATGTGG AGGAGTATGAGGAGCAGTACGAGAGCAGGGTGACCGGGCAGACCTTCCGCGCCGCCGGCCACCcgtcccccagcacccccacgGAGCCCTCGCCCCGTCCCCCGCCCTCCAAGCGCCTCGAGTTTGTGCTTATG cccccaagccGGCGAGCCAACGACGAGGAGAGCAGCGGTGCCACCGCGCTGGGCGTGAGGCCACCCGACGCCTCCCTGagcctccccaccacccccgaCAAGCAGACAGCCTGGCCCAGGGCCTTCCCCCTGCCCACCGTGGAGGAGAAGCAGTGGCACCAGTCCTGTTCCGTCCAGACCAACGTTGTCCCCATCAATGTCTCGG GGCAGCACTTTGCTAGGCACGCGAGTGCTCGTCACTCCCTGTTTAACACAGAGACCGCGATGAACCCCAAGTCCACCCTGCGGCGTAGACGGACCATTATCGGATTCCCTAACATGTCCCTGCGAGACCAAG GCAGCGTCAACGCCAACGGCCCTGCGACCACCACACGCCCGCCCATCACCGAGTCCCTGTCCTGCAGCTTCGAGCCCGCAAGCGGGGGGAAGCCCGCCCAGGAGATAAGCCCCCGCCAGCCGCTCTCTGCCCCACTGAGGAAGACCTTCAGTGACCTCGGGGGGACGCTGCAGGCACGCTGCTGCCCACCCTCCACCCCTATGGACAACATGGCCACCCCCGGCACCTGCAATGGGCCTCAGGGCACCCCCTTTCCCTCACCCTGGGGCGCCAGCTCCTTCAGCTACgccggcccccccagccccactgctggccagggcGCCTCACCGGGCAGCTCTGGCATGGGCTCACCCGCTGGCACCGACCGGGCGGCCTCCTTCTTCATCGCCCAGGAGGAGCGTGTGGGGAGCGCCGGGCCCGGATCCTTCACTGCTGCGGTGCCCGAGTCCCCCCCGGGCTCTGGGGGCCTCCGGAGGTGTGATGGACGAGAGGCCAGGGTGAACTTCTCGCCGACAAGCAAAGAGGAGCCGGAGCCGGCGTCGGAGCCGGCACGCCTCGGGGTGGAGCGGGCAGGGTGCCGCTTCCGCGAGCGGTCACTGTCGGTGCCCACTGACTCAGGGTCCCTCTGCTCCGTGGACATCGCCTACGCCGAGGCCCGGCGCGGCAGCACCAACTGCGCCCTGGGCTACCCCAGCGCTGGCTCCgagggcagcaccagcaccgaCAACATCTCTCTGGGGCCGGAGCCGGATGGccagcggcggcggcgctccAAGAGCATCTCCCTCAAGAAGGCCAAGAAGAAGCCCTCGCCGCCCACCCGCAGCGTCTCGCTGATCAAAGATGGGCAGGAtggccctgctgccctggggctgcccagggatcAGAGACCCAAGAGCCTGTGCATCCCGCTGGACCCCCCCAGCCACCGGCTGGTGCATGCGGAcccccagggcagggagcccgacggcccggccgccccccacCAGTGGTATCTGGCAGACTGGAAGACCGGCGATCCCTACCGGTCCCTCTCCGGCTCAAGCACGGCCACGGGGACCACGGCTGTTGAGTGTGTCAAGGCACGGGGCAGCTCTGAGTCCCTCACGTCCCCCTCCATCTCCAGAGCCACAACACCCTCCCAGCTCTCGGCAGAGGCTGACCTCAAAACCTCCTCCCCGGGCAGGCCCACGGGGCTGATGTCCCCGTCCAGCGGGTACTCCAGCCAGTCAGAGACCCCCACCCCTACCGTCCCCACGTCGGCCATCCTCGGGCACTCCCCACACCAGGTGCGGGTGAGGCCACTAGTCCCTGAGAGGAAGTCTTCACTGCCACCCACATCccccatggagaggagccccaaGTCCAGGCTGTCCTTCGACCTCCCTCTCACACCACCCGCCCACCTCGACCTCTCGGGGCTGAAGATCTCCCTGAAGGGGAAGACGAAGGTCAGCCGGCACCACTCCGACTCCACCTTCGGCACCAAGCTGGCCCAGAAGaccagccccatccagcccatCATGCCCGTGGTCACCCAATCCGACCTGCGCTCCGTCCGCCTGCGCTCCATCAGCCGCTCCGAGCCCGAGGACAATGCCGACGGCCTGGAGCATGCCGAGGATCCACCACGCGTCCCCTGCCCAGGCCCGGAGAGGAAGGTGAAGCCACCGGTGGCAGAGAAGCCGCCACTGGCCAAGCGGCCCCCCAGCATCCTGCCCAAGCCCCTGGCCCTGCGGGAGGAGGGCCCCCTGTCCCCTACGTCCCCACCAAGCATTGCTACCAGGGACGGCTTGGCAGTGCTGCGAAAAGGGGAGCCGAGGAGGGGCCCAGGGGAGCCCCGGCGGCTCTCACAGGGCAGCCTGGAGGATGAGCCGCGGCCGGAGGGGGAGCGGAGGAAGGCCAAGGTGCCACCGCCGGTGCCCAAGAAACCCAGCGTGCTCTACCTGCCGCTCGCCCCAGCCCcagtgcagcagggaggaggtgcGGGGGACCCGGcacccacccccagccccatcaTCACGCTGGAcacagagcccagctgctgccaccctgACACTGATGACCCAATGCCCACGGAGGTCCCGGGCACAGCACAAGCTGGCGAGACCCCTTTGGAGCAAG GCAGCTTGTCTGAGGCCGGCACAGAGGAGAAGAGCTTTGCCAGCGACAAGACAGCCGACTCCATCGCAGAGGAGGACGATGATGTCTTTGTGGCATCCCGTACCACAGAGGATCTCTTCACCGTCATCCACAG GTCCAAGAGAAAGGTTCTGGGGCGGAAGGAGCCTGGTGACACCTTTGGCAGCCGGCCCAATTCCCACTCACCCGTGAAGACGTCGGGCTCACCAACAAGTGAGTCCCCTGCAGCAGTGGTCAGCACCGGGAAGTCCTCCAGCAGGAATGAAGATTTTAAGGCCCTGCTCCAGAAGAAGAGCAGTAAAACCAGTGCTGGTACCCGGCCATCTGCAGCTGAACTGCTTAAGACCACAAACCCGCTGGCTCGGAGGGTCATGACAGAGTTTGCCCCTGAGCTGGATGGTGCAAACAGCCCCAAAAGCCAGCCCTAA